The genomic segment GCGAACACTTCCTTGCGGCCCTCGTCGAAGAGCCTCTTCTCCATCTCCTCGAGAATCAGCGCCGGATCGACGGTCTCCGGCCGCATCTCCTCGCCCCAATGCAGGCGATCGTACGTGCGCCGGCTCTCGGGATCCCCGAGAACTTCATAGGCGGAGTTGATCTCACGGATCTTCTCCTCAGCCTTGCTGTTGTTGGGATTGCGATCGGGATGATGCTCGAAGACGAGCTTGCGGTAGGCTTTCTTGATCTCGTCATCGGAAATGTCCCGCGACACCCCGAGAACGCGATAATAATCAACACGCGGCATAGTGCGAGGGACTATACCATGTCTGCTTTGCAGGCTTCACCTTGACAGCGCGACCTCCTCCCCGTAGCGTGGCGGCACGTGATCCGCACCCGGAAGACCCGCAGCGTGGCATGGACAAAGGGCGTCACGACGTATCAATGGCGTCAACAATGCCGCGAGTACCATCGCATTGATCTATGTCCTTGGCTTGGCCATACTTCCATTTGCCACCGAACCAAAGGCAGACCGTTACCGAAGTGAGGCCCCGCTGCCGGCGGTGGAAATCATGACGGAGCAGGCCGTGAACATGATTTCTCGTATGGTCCAGCTCAGCGAGTCCGCCGTCACCGTCGAGTTCGGCAACACGATTGATCTTCACACGAACGAACTGGTGCTGGCCTTTACCGCCGCAGTAGACCAGACCGTGATTCCAGGTCTCATGGAGGTCGTTCCCACCTACTGCTCCGCCACCGTCTATTTTAACGCAATGCTCACCGATGCCGTCACGATCATGAAAGACCTTCGTGCTCTGTCGATGAACGCGGCGGTAGCGCCCTCGCCCTCATCGATCACCCACACGATTCCGGTCTGGTATGGAGACGCTGCAGGACCGGATTTGACCGATGTGGCGAAGCAGGCCGGACTCACTCCCGAAGAAGCCGGCGCGCTCCATGCCTCCGCCACCTATCGGGTGTTCATGCTGGGATTCAGTCCGGGCTTTCCCTATTTGGGAACCGTGCCTGCGCGCATCGCTACCCCTCGGCTGCAGACGCCGCGCAAACAGGTGGCTGCCGGATCAGTAGGCATCGCAGGCACACAGACCGGCATTTATCCTCAGGCCAGCCCGGGCGGCTGGCGCATCATCGGGCGTACGCCGGTGCTTCTGTTCAATCTCCACAGGCCCAAACCGTTCCTGCTCGCGCCCGGCGACCAGGTGAGATTCGTGCCGATCGAAG from the Nitrospiraceae bacterium genome contains:
- the pxpB gene encoding 5-oxoprolinase subunit PxpB; protein product: MTEQAVNMISRMVQLSESAVTVEFGNTIDLHTNELVLAFTAAVDQTVIPGLMEVVPTYCSATVYFNAMLTDAVTIMKDLRALSMNAAVAPSPSSITHTIPVWYGDAAGPDLTDVAKQAGLTPEEAGALHASATYRVFMLGFSPGFPYLGTVPARIATPRLQTPRKQVAAGSVGIAGTQTGIYPQASPGGWRIIGRTPVLLFNLHRPKPFLLAPGDQVRFVPIEEDEFKELSEDRT